The following proteins come from a genomic window of Musa acuminata AAA Group cultivar baxijiao chromosome BXJ1-7, Cavendish_Baxijiao_AAA, whole genome shotgun sequence:
- the LOC135679130 gene encoding uncharacterized protein LOC135679130, with protein MGYGAMANGASVPALISRDAAKKKRTNRSAKLKQCKLDVRREQWLSQVRSKDDCKILSTAASSPVDHSPRPRADENDAKTRIREEDATTTHGSGDSDFPNPHVSRGNRTSISSGSSMESSSPSVSDDDEEAAGQARGESGVLDDWEAVADALSEANDCDNHDPDPVVPAAVQPAASAGMPNEPPRDGGTTKPEPIRSTSRAWRPDDASRPRSLPSISKQWSFPSNTQRHGWASQQKGILSFPCPRPCPCPCPICYEDLDSTDSSFFPCSCGFRLCLFCHKRILEADGRCPGCRKQYDNTSGGALAMNTVGTPPIPPWLSRSFSMSSRSWNREH; from the exons ATGGGCTACGGCGCGATGGCTAACGGTGCTTCCGTTCCTGCCTTGATCTCGCGCGACGCCgccaagaaaaagagg ACGAATCGCTCGGCGAAGTTGAAGCAGTGCAAGCTTGATGTGCGCCGCGAGCAGTGGCTTTCTCAAG TCAGGAGCAAGGATGATTGCAAGATTTTGAGCACGGCCGCCTCTTCTCCTGTCGACCATTCGCCGCGGCCTCGGGCTGATGAGAACGACGCGAAGACGAGGATCAGAGAAGAAGATGCGACCACCACGCATGGGAGCGGTGATTCGGACTTCCCAAATCCCCACGTTTCCCGGGGTAACAGAACGAGTATAAGCAGCGGAAGTAGCATGGAGTCCAGCTCACCAAGTGTCAGCGATGACGACGAGGAGGCAGCGGGTCAGGCAAGGGGCGAAAGCGGGGTCCTTGATGATTGGGAGGCGGTTGCCGATGCCTTGTCCGAAGCCAATGATTGCGACAACCACGACCCGGATCCTGTAGTGCCGGCGGCTGTTCAGCCTGCTGCTTCTGCTGGCATGCCAAATGAGCCTCCTCGAGATGGGGGCACCACGAAGCCGGAGCCCATCCGGAGCACCTCCAGAGCTTGGAGGCCGGACGATGCGTCTCGGCCCCGGAGCCTTCCTAGTATCTCGAAGCAGTGGAGCTTCCCATCTAACACACAACGGCACGGCTGGGCTTCCCAACAGAAGGGCATCCTTTCATTTCCGTGTCCGCGCCCGTGCCCGTGCCCGTGCCCTATCTGTTATGAGGACTTGGATTCCACGGACTCGAGCTTCTTCCCCTGTTCGTGCGGTTTCCGTCTCTGCCTCTTCTGCCACAAGAGGATCCTCGAGGCCGATGGGCGTTGCCCTGGCTGCAGGAAACAATACGACAACACGTCAGGTGGAGCGCTGGCCATGAATACTGTTGGCACACCGCCAATTCCACCGTGGTTGTCCCGTTCTTTTAGCATGAGTTCAAGATCTTGGAACAGGGAACATTAG
- the LOC103992170 gene encoding probable galacturonosyltransferase-like 6, giving the protein MPSSLPLSPFLLFFFFLASPTDAFFSSLLAATGDAPRFAEAPHFRNGVRCPSISAGAGRAAACDPSHVHIAMTLDAQYLRGSVAAVHSILKHSSCPDTLFFHFFAPAGGRVGGDDLSRLLGSTVRSVFPALRFEVYPFRAELVSGLISSSVRVALQNPLNYVRAYLADLIDSCVQRVVYLDSDVIVVDDVRRLWDDAAARLDSAAAVVAAPEYCHANFTRYFAPTFWAEGGAQAFAGRRHRPCYFNTGVMVMDLRRWRAGGYRRRIERWMEVQRERRIYELGSLPPFLLVFAGEVEGLEHRWNQHGLGGDNLTGECRRLHPGPVSLMHWSGKGKPWDRLDAGNPCPVDQLWKPYDLYVRPSSGTSSIATT; this is encoded by the coding sequence ATGCCCTCCTCTCTCCCCCTCTCgcccttccttctcttcttcttctttctcgcaTCCCCCACCGACGCCTTCTTTTCCTCCCTCCTCGCGGCCACCGGCGATGCCCCTCGGTTCGCTGAGGCCCCGCACTTCCGCAACGGCGTCCGATGCCCGTCGATTTCCGCTGGCGCCGGCCGCGCCGCCGCCTGCGACCCCTCGCATGTCCACATCGCCATGACCCTCGACGCCCAGTACCTTCGCGGCTCCGTCGCCGCCGTCCACTCCATCCTCAAGCACAGCTCCTGCCCCGACACCCTCTTTTTCCATTTCTTCGCTCCCGCCGGCGGCCGCGTCGGCGGCGATGACCTTTCCCGCCTTCTTGGCTCCACCGTTCGCTCCGTATTCCCGGCCCTCCGTTTCGAGGTGTACCCCTTCCGGGCGGAGCTGGTCAGTGGCCTCATCTCCTCCTCCGTCCGCGTGGCCCTCCAGAACCCGCTCAACTATGTCCGCGCCTACCTCGCGGACCTGATCGACTCCTGCGTCCAGCGCGTCGTCTACCTTGACTCTGACGTCATCGTCGTCGATGACGTTCGCCGTCTCTGGGACGACGCCGCCGCCCGCCTCGactccgccgccgccgtcgtcgccGCTCCGGAGTACTGCCACGCCAACTTCACCCGCTACTTCGCGCCCACCTTTTGGGCGGAAGGCGGCGCGCAGGCCTTCGCCGGGCGGCGTCACCGGCCCTGCTACTTCAACACCGGGGTGATGGTGATGGACCTCCGCCGGTGGCGGGCCGGAGGGTACCGCCGCCGGATCGAGCGGTGgatggaggtgcagcgggagcgtcggATCTACGAGCTGGGCTCGCTGCCGCCCTTCCTGCTGGTTTTCGCCGGGGAGGTGGAGGGTTTGGAGCACCGGTGGAACCAGCACGGTCTCGGCGGCGACAACCTCACCGGAGAGTGCCGGAGGCTCCACCCCGGCCCAGTCAGCCTGATGCACTGGAGCGGAAAGGGGAAGCCATGGGATCGCCTAGACGCCGGTAACCCCTGCCCGGTCGACCAACTCTGGAAGCCATACGACCTCTACGTCCGGCCATCCTCCGGTACCTCCTCCATCGCCACCACATGA
- the LOC135679131 gene encoding enhanced ethylene response protein 5-like, with product MAYLSMGEAHRRITDYLSRFSDAVSSQDAAVLSPLLAVSSNSASLQSLADALNVFQDSNRLVGQLERSSQLAEILSPLLRCIQSYRLGRFADAYVVLEKAANAFLQEFRNWETPWAMEALYTLALEIRLLAEKADRELASSGKNPEKLQGAGSFLMRVFGALAGKGPKRAGALYVACQLFKVYFKLGTVHLCRSVIRSIETARIFDFEEFPVKDKVTYMYYTGRLEVYNENFLVADQKLTYALMHSSPRKEANKRMILKYLIPVKLSIGILPKQWLIEKYNLIEYGEVVNAIKKGDLRLLRQALREHEDRFLRSGVYLVLEKLELLVYQRLIKKIYVLQKQKDPSKAHQVKLEIIVKALKWLELDMDIDEVECIVAILIYKNLIKGYIAHKSKVVVLSKQDPFPKLNGKPIGS from the exons ATGGCGTACCTGAGCATGGGTGAGGCCCACCGACGCATCACCGACTACCTCTCCCGCTTCTCTGATGCCGTCTCCTCCCAGGACGCCGCCGTCCTCTCCCCTCTTCTCGCCGTCTCATCCAACTCGGCTTCCCTCCAATCCCTCGCCGATGCCCTCAACGTCTTCCAG GATTCCAATCGGTTGGTGGGCCAGTTGGAGAGATCCTCCCAGCTCGCGGAAATCCTCTCCCCCCTTCTCCGATGCATCCAGAGCTACCGACTCGGCAGATTCGCGGATGCTTATGTCGTTCTTGAGAAGGCCGCAAA TGCGTTCTTGCAGGAGTTTCGGAATTGGGAGACTCCGTGGGCAATGGAAGCCTTGTACACTCTGGCGCTAGAGATTCGATTGCTTGCAGAGAAG GCTGATAGAGAGCTGGCTTCGAGTGGGAAGAATCCTGAGAAGCTGCAGGGAGCTGGCTCGTTCCTGATGAGAGTCTTCGGCGCCCTGGCT GGGAAAGGTCCCAAACGTGCTGGAGCCTTGTACGTGGCCTGCCAACTGTTCAAAGTATATTTCAAG CTTGGTACAGTGCATCTTTGCCGTAGTGTCATTAGAAGTATTGAAACTGCTCGAATATTTGATTTTGAGGAATTTCCAGTCAAAGACAAG GTCACTTACATGTATTATACAGGCCGTTTGGAAGTATACAATGAAAACTTTCTTGTT GCTGATCAAAAACTGACATATGCCTTGATGCATTCCAGTCCTAGGAAAGAGGCTAACAAAAG GATGATTCTGAAATATCTCATTCCTGTGAAGCTTTCAATTGGTATCTTGCCTAAACAGTGGCTTATAGAGAAGTACAATCTGATTGAG TATGGTGAAGTTGTTAATGCAATTAAAAAGGGAGATCTAAGACTACTCAGGCAAGCTCTTCGGGAGCACGAGGACAG ATTCTTAAGATCAGGTGTTTACCTTGTTTTGGAGAAGCTGGAGCTCCTGGTGTATCAAAGACTGATAAAGAAAAT TTATGTACTTCAAAAACAGAAGGATCCTAGTAAAGCACATCAAGTAAAGTTGGAAATCATAGTGAAAGCCTTGAAATGGCTTGAATTGGACATGGACATCGATGAG GTGGAGTGTATAGTGGCCATTCTTATCTATAAGAATCTTATCAAGGGTTACATTGCCCACAAAAGCAAAGTTGTTGTCCTCAGCAAACAAGATCCATTCCCCAAATTGAATGGCAAGCCTATCGGTTCATAG